The nucleotide window CGACGTAGCACCAAAGGCCAATGTGTCCTTTTTGGTTAATAAGTTAGGAAACGAAGGTCCTGCGTGAGTCGTCCTGGATTCAACCAATGAATGTTTTCACATCTGACGTTCACCTTTCCACAGAAATGAAAGCTTCAGAAGGGGCCGATTGCTACAGCGGCGCAGCCATGCTTCTCGTAGGATGTCAGCGTCTCCGACCAGGTGACAAGGATCAGTTTGATCAATGTCCAGTTCATCCGCCGTGAGCAATTGATCAGTCCGccattgttttgttcttttgtcttCTACCGAGTGGCTGTTTGCCTCGAAACAAACTGTCCTGAAATGTTACTGTTGCTTCTTTGGCCTCACCCTCGTCTCATCTATTTACAGTTTTCAGCTGAATGTCCCCTCAACTTCTATGGCTTTTAcagtcctttgttttgcttttttcttaAGAGTACATGTTTTAGCACAGTGCAGCAGTTtactcaaaatgtaaaaaatacacaAGTCTAGAGAGAGTCGGTAAAACAGAACAGAGTTTTTAAAGTGAGTGCTGgagaaataaaagacaacatgcagcatttctctctctgtaaattttttttgcttctttttttaggggggggggggggctttcagtGTTTCATGTCTTCTTGTTCTCTTTTACTCTTCCCTCCCTCACCTGCCCGGCGCCCTCCGATAGTCTAGCCGGTCAGTCAGTAAGGCCTCCAGACGGACTCGTCCAGGCGGCCCGAGGCGCTCATGGCGGTGGGGGAGTTGCTGTGGCTGCCGTCGGCCTCCACGCCCTCGCTCTGGTTGTTCAGGCCCTGGTTCATCAGGCCGTTGGTCCCGCCGGGGCCCGTGGCCCCCGAGCAGGACAGCAGACGGGTGGGGGAGCGCTCGCCCCCGGTGTTCCCCTGCGCCACCATGGAGAACTGGTAGGACCCGGAGCCTGTGCCGTAGTACAGGTAGGGGTTGGATTGGAAGTTCTGGCTTTGGTTGTTTGAGTAGGGTGGAGGCAGGTAGGTGTGGTATCGAGAAGAGGCCGACATGCTGAGGCCGCTGATGCCGGTGCTGGAGGTGTTGGTGGAGTAGGGGAAGGCCCCCGGGTAGTGCATGCGGGGGTCTGAGAAGCGGGGGTCGGTCAGCGGCGACAGAGACGGGAAGCTGGTCCTCTGGTTGAAGAGGTCTGTGGTCCCTGCgggcagaaggagagaaaacaaaaggttggAAAGAGTCAACTGAAATGAAAACGAAACAAGGGGCTGGGAGATTTCCCaatttctgttgttttatttagaacAGCAAATCTCTCCAAACCCTAAGGTTAGAGTTCCTTCCATACGTCTGTCCACGGAAACTTTGGCTCAAAGAAACGAACCatgacttcatttttttttgcccaaCACCAGTCGTCAAGCACTGACAGCACATCATCCCACAGCCCCGTGCACAAGACTGTTATGAAGTGGCCCCCGAAGTCTGAGGCAGACGGTCACAATCGAAGACAGTTGCGCAGATGAGTTTGAcggggagaaaaggaaaaagcaaaaaaggtacagacacaaagaaagagagagagagagagagaaaggtctGTTTCCTCTAACGTGTATCGCAGCCCAGGACCTGTCAGAGCCGACTGCTAAGTGTACCCTCACAGGTAACACGGCGCCGTGAGCCCAGCTGTTCGGACTTCAGTTTCACTGCACACTTACTGATTTACTGCGCTTGACAAAAGAGGACAAAGACGAATGGCTCCGGGGGTTTGACTCGGCGGGTTTGCTTCTCACATTCGGTGCCGCTGCTGTCACCAACTTCCTCGATGCTACGAAGACGCTCCCAGCGCCTGCAGAGGCCCTTCCTGGCGTCACCTCATGCCTCATGTTTCTCCTTAATTCTGTTTCAACTTGCACCTAATCGCACCACATCGTAATGATCCCTCAGTGGTGTAAAAAATAGTCTCGCCTCACGAGTTAGACACGTCCTGATATATTTTTTGGAGAAGATGAGCTGGCCGACGTCCAGGCTTGAATTGCGCTTCGAACGCTTTCAAACTGGTTGTTCATGTTCCAAGTTCCTCATACCTGatgacagcaaacacacacctgctgcttgTTACCAcacttactcacacacacacacacacacacacactcgtacacacacacacacacctccgtcCATGGTCATTTGTTTTCACCGCGTGTGGCATTCATGAGTCCAATGCATCCACATGACTGCAAGTGTAAAATGTGGATTTGGATGGCAGAGAAAAGAGAGCTTGTATTTGTGAAAAGCAAGCGCTTGCACGCCATTGCCCTGAGGGGCGAGAATGCCAAACTTGCGTGCCACAGACTCATTGAAATGTCTTTTCCTCATGTCTGGAAAACTGTGTCCAttttcagcaaaaagaaaaaaataactaactGTTCCTTTGCAATTTCCGTGGCCCGTGCTGtacttctttttattatttattctttcgCAGCAACACGCTTCTGCAgttgaatttctttttctttttgggatgAGAGAGTTTGGTGGTGGGGgaacgggggggaggggaggggaggggagggggatgtTTCTTTTTCCAGAGTCTACCAGGCACCAGAGTCGGGCTCCATATCTGATTTCACGCGAGGAAAATCCAAGCCTTCAGCTGCTGTTGATTCGGGTGAAGTTGAGTCGCCCCACTAATTCCTACCGgactccctctctttctctgtcccttcatctctccctctctctgctaaATTTAGGCTTCGGGGTGGagctggcaggggggggggggggggggggggatgtgtggcGTTGGGACTCGGACGGCTCTGGCGGGCCCGCGGCCCACCCCTTCTCATGATCTCCATTTAATTGGAGCCGGTGGAAACGCGCTGGCTAAACTGCGGTGGGGGGAATCGAGTCCTGTGTTCCGTCAGGGGAAACAGGACCGGACACTTATCACAACAACTTAATGGGCTCGTGCGGCATCAAGCCGCTGGCGCTGCGCCAGGATTAGCCTCGCCGCCacctcaaaaaaaaacaaaaaaacctcccTGCGCACGGTAGCTCCCTCCGGAGGACGAGAGGCCTGAACAAACCCCTCGTTGAAACGGAAAAGCGGCGTTTTTTCTCGCCGTCTGCTTTTCCTCTTCCCTCGACCGTGTCGCATACCTCAccgccctcccccacccagGATAAGTACAGGCCTCGCCGTTTGCGGCTGCGGCAGCGGCGGTGTATCGTTGGCAGAGCGGCTCTTCCCATCCCGGCCTGGTAGTAGCTGCCTGTAACCTTCCGCGCCCCGAACCCCCCAACACATGATCTCCATTAGGCTCATCTGAAACGTGTTGACTAAATTGCAGGGACAGCAGAGGGCGGATGGACCCCAGAGGGCTTGCTTGGCGCAGTCTGTGATGTTCCCAGTCTGCGTAGCGGGTAGCTGGGAATCGGGTCTTTTATAGAGAACACAGTGTTCCAGCGCTCCCCCTCCGAGCCCTAAGCTCTGGAGCGCGGCGCCACGCACTTATTTGAATTCTGCAACACCGAGGGCGGAGTCCTCGCCGTCCTCCTTTCTGCCCAGATCGAGAAGTCCACTAGTCCACAGTCAAGCGTGTAACCCAGATACGACCCGAGGTTTGCCTCATTTGCCTATGGGAGAAACTGATTTTGTTTGTTAACATAAGGGCAAGTTTGAGGCGGTCATGTCTGTGCGcggcacgagtgtgtgtgtgtgtgcgtgtgcgcgcctgCCCGCATGTGGTGGACCTGGCGATGGGGAGACGCAAATACAGGCGCTCACCTGTGAAATGTTTACTCAGGCTCAATGCAAACTGTGACGGCCGGCGCCCGGGGGGAATGGTGACTCAGGCAAATAAGTGGAGTGGAGGAAAACGAGAGGGAGCCCCGTCCAGTTCGGCGCAGCGGGATCGATTCCCACTCGTGCCGCCGGCAGCTCCTCCCCTACACCGCAGGGGCTCCGACATGAGCCAACTGACTGGATGCCGCAAGGGAtcagtgattttttttccttcttcttcttgatgacAGGGGCCGTGGTGATGACAAGGCAACTCGATGCCACGGTGGAGCTGCAGCGCGGCGCCCAAATAATAGGAGAcccaaatgaacacaaatgatCTGCAGGTGTTTGTTTAGGCACCACGGCTTTGGGGCCGGAGCATCATGTCGGATGCAAATGATAATCACCTCTGTTCTGCGGCACCATGGTCAACAGCCCCGAAGCCTCATCCCTGTTCGGCACTTTTTCACGTGAGCACTGACGATTTTGCATGTCGCCGACTTGTGACACGCAGTACAAGCAAGTGCGCGGCAGGTTTGTGATTACAAAAAGAAACCTGAGATTTTCCTAATGCGTCGACAAACAAGGTGGCGTGAttaatatgtttgtttgttaagtaAATGATTTTCTATGAGAGATATGATACTTCCTTGGAAGGCCACTGACGCAATGTGTGTTTTGCTGACCCTGGACTGTGCGTACTGTTATTGTAAAGATAAAGGCATTTGAATACAAGTAGCACCATCGTTTAATACACATCCCTTGGATCTCTGTCGCGTTTTCTTCATGTCCCGATCAAATGCTTTTAGTAATTCCATCGCCACAGATCCCGTGTTTTCGCATTACATTACAAATGTCTTCAGTGACATTTAGATATGTAATTCTCACGTGTGAAAGCTCTGTTTCAGGCGTCGTGTTTTTGTTCGGAAGAAAAGAGAACAAGCTCATCGAGCTCATTCTCCCACAAATTCAAAATGAGTTTGTGCCACTTCTGCTCTCAACTTTTGTTTGTTCTCATTTTAAACGCTTACGAAATGTCTAATTTCAAAACCCTTGCTTGCAAGTCTCTTCCAAGTGCACCATTTAATAGGTATAAACTCTTTGGCAGTCCACACAGCCTCAATTATCTCCTCGGTATGTTTGTGGATCAAGGCCATCGCTTGCGAgggacctccccccccccccccaccacccacgcTGCGTCTGAGGTTTAATGTGTCAGCACCTAACGAGCGCCCTGCCAATCAACTCCCTCATTTGACACACGCAAAAGGAAGAGATTCGCGCACACATGCAAATTCACGTCGGATTGGCCGTCCAATCGGGGCGGCTGAGCTTCCATTGaggaaaaaggtaaaaaaaaaaaagagtgaggaAGAAGGGCATCGCAGTGTCTCACCTGGCCATGGTCTCAGGTCCTCTTCTACCTTGCATGTCTTCAGAGCGGGGGTGTCCATTTGCTCCTGCCACAGGGCTGATGTAACACACAATATGAAGAATAGGTGAGCACTATGATCGGCTTATTGCGAATAAGTCAGTGGAATTTGTGAACTATTTTTGTTtctcgtgtttgtgtgtatgagcGGGGTGAGGAAAAGCACCGCCCGCGCCATAGAAATCTGGAGCGCGATCCAAAAACACCTCGCCGTGACACACTTGTCAAAACTGTCTTGACATCTGGCGGTTTGGAGATGTGTCTCCCTGTCACAGGTCGGCCTCTGCTGACTGAGCGGCGAGGactgggaaggaggaggggcgttttttttctctcaccacAGTGAGACCCTGGCCTGGAAAAACATGCCTGATGGGTGCATGGGAGATATTTTTGGGTCTTTCAGGCGAGACTCCGGCGGGGGCCCAGCGGAGACCTGTGAAGCGCAGGACACTCGCCGGCCTGTCCAAAGGAGGGCAGCGGACCCCGCTGGCCCGACGCGTGGGACCCTGCTTCACACTCCCCGGGCCACACCGCAGGAGGGCCGAGCACAAACGGGGGGCTGTTTGCTCTCGGGTCTGAGACGGCGCAGTTGTTGCACGGCGCTCTCTGCACTCGGGCCGTCTGGGTCTACGAGCCTCTGAACGATGTTACatattgtcacacacacacacacacactctctccctcaACTGCACATGAACGTTTGAAGCAGAAAAGCGTGTTGCAGGAGCAGTTTTTGACCGGTGGCGCTCAGCCACGCGGTATCGCTACGGATGCAAACCCTTTGCCGTTGAGGTACCGCAACGTAGTAAACTCCTAACCTCCTGTAGAGGCAAATACGCGGGGTGCAGGGGGCTGTTCACCTATGGCCGCACTGGGCTCGCCATGTGTGAGATCTGTGCTTCCCCCCGgagctcctccacttcctctgcaAAGACCCAAATCAGCACTCAGTCACCAAGAGGTCCCCCACAATGGCAAATTCTTACACATAAATGGCCTCATTCAGAACTGCTTCCAAGCAGCTGGTGCGATTCGCtcaagaaaataaacatttccttcaaatattttgattGGCCGGCAGACAACGTCAATACCAGAGGCACAGATTACCCCTGTTAAtaggagcgccccccccccccccccggggggtgGAGCCGGGAAAGTGGGGAGGTGCAGGGGGCAGAAGTGGCGACTGCGTCACTAATAAGCAGCTTTTGGGTTGGTGCCagccagttttcttttttttggggggggggggggggggggtggacacaaataaacacatgcacCGCTTTTTGAACTGCACGTGTAGATAAGAAAAGGGGCCGTCCGAGAGGACGTTTTGAGCCAAAATGGCGTCCATCCTCGTGACTCCGGATCCAGCAACGCCTCTGCGACATGCAAAGCGCCTGCCGTAATGAAGCGTGTCATTGAGACACAGTGAATGCCGGCCCTTGTGCCGGCTTCCGGTTTCTTTCGCTTATAGGCCTTCGGGCGTCGCAACGGGGAGAGAATGTGAGCGAGCAGgcaggacagaaagaaagacggcagcgagggaaggaggggagaaaagggagcgTGTTAGAGAGGGGAGGAACACGGCCTTGGCTCAGCTATGCGGGACATTTGATATGTCTTTTGAGCCCTCACTTAAAACGtgagcaaaaacaaacacatggggCTGAAAAATCCTATGTTCTCTTTGAGAGCTCGCCGTCCTCCCGCCCCTCCCGTCTCCCCAGACTCAATAGAGACTGTTCATGGCACACATGCAGTTTCTGTAATTGCTGAAATGTAAAACTCAGCCAGACTCTGATGTGAAATTATAACTTACACAAACAGTCGAGTCTGGTAAAAAACAACTTGCTCtcacttctctttttctttctttcttttttcttttttcaccgaGGAGGCGGCTTCAAAagattttctttctattttttctatttttttttttttttgaagaacaaaaacattttcagtttgAATTATTCATCTCGGGGGTCACAAAAAGAGAGTAACCACAAGTGAAATTTTCAGGCACCATAACAAATAAACTGCGTGGCAGTCATTGACATATTATGTAAATAGTGGAGTGCAGAAGTGAAACACCGTGTCTAAAGTACCGGTCCAGATTCCTGCTCCCCTTTGGTTGTATTGGCCCCCGAGGGCCAGCTTCCTGCTCGGGTTTGGCAGAAACCGGCATGAAACCCAACTGGCGTGACGGCTCTACTCTAAAGTCCACACCGCGGCTACCTGACGGTGCTAATTTCCTGTCTCGCGCTTGCTTCTAATTGGCTGATCATGTCATCCTGGATGTGTGAATTAGTGTGAGCCTCTTGGCCGCCGCGGTAGCAGAGTGCCGCCTCGAAccttgggcgggggggggctggcttgTTTACGTGGTGTAAACAGTGTGGTCAGTGTGGACGAGGGAGGAGGGGCACGGCCGCGTCGGGCTGGTCCTCCATCAAACGGGACTTTCTCGCGTTAAGTCCGGTCCAGAGGCCCGAAGACGCCGGACAGCGGCGAGAAGAGGAGGCCAGAGGTAACATTTTGGAGCAGTGTGGTTAAACAGAAATTGTTTTGCTTCTTTTGAAATTGGACTTTTTGGATCCCTTGTTCAAACAGACgggcgcgcacacgcacacacttttgGACCCTCATCAAAGCGCCGAGCACCGTGACTCGATGGCGGAACGTTATGCTCGTATCGGATACTCATCTTCAGAGTGAGAAACACAGGTGTCGGAACAAATAGCCTGTTAAATGACACCAGCCCAAAAGTGCAAAgaccccttttcttttttctttccctttgcaTGATTAAATTGATACTTTATGAGCCCCCCcgcgctgcccccccctcccacttctcaccattaaaacatatttaagtTTAAAGGCGCTGCTTTCGTCTGGGCGGTCCTTCAGAGGCTCTGCCAGGGGCTTGTTGAGTTTCGCCTTACGAGGTAAAACTGGAACCGTCTCCACTTTGAAGAAAATCTCAATTTCTGTCATGATTTGTCTGGAGCGTGGAAACGCCTGCGTGCCACCAACGCAGTGTCACAGTTAGAAATATCTCTGTACGAGaaccaggagagagaagaagaagaagaagaagaagaagaagaaaaaaaagaaacctgccaCCCACATAGCATACACATGTACCTCACTTGAGGTTTTGAAAACCAGAATAACAATTTAGTACTTGATTGTCAGAGTGTCAGATTTGCTTTACTGCACTGGTTGAACcactcacccccccacacacacacacacacaggcgttcCCTCCGCCCCGCGCTGAGAATCATTCCACATGTCTAGCAGGCTTACCTGTGGCCACACgagaacaaaaacaagcagCGAATGCAGCGTCTGCCGGCGCGCAGGATTCCTGTCACTGCACGCTCTGTAATGAGCTCTTAATTACCCTGTCTGGGCCGCCAGCGCACAACTTGCAACACTGGCACACAAttgagtgtgtgtattttcaaaTGTGCCCGTGGTGCAATTCGAGATTTTCAGAatccgggggcgggggggggcgcaatCGGGCGGAGAGCGATCCGCTGCCCGGACGACGGTGTGAAGCAAGGAGGCGACACTgtattcttttttgttgttgttttctttaagggggagaaaccccccccccccccccccccctcctccaccccccgccCGGATAATGGAAAACATCTTTTGTAACAGCGAGGCGGGAATCCGTGTAATTATAACGTGTTGACGGGCGATCTATCACCCAGCAATCCCCAAACAAACAGGCCCCTGGATTTAAAGTATCTGCAAAATACAACAGCGTCTGGCGGGGCGGCCAAAAGCGGAGACGTGTGTGCTGTTGATGTGTAAACACCTCTCCGCGTCTCCCCATGGGATTGATTGCAACAAGTCTATTTATGCACGAGCTTCGCTTGTGATACCGCGCCGCCGCTTCCTgcgaggggtcgggggggggcgcgcCAGCGCTCGCCGCCATTCGTGCCCGTGCGTTTTCCACCaggagaagcccccccccctcccccctcaactcttgatatttcattattttacccCTCATGGCCTGCGGTGTTGCCGCCATGACGGTAATAGCTCAGATTAAAGGCGTGTGGTTTTCGCAGCCCTTCCCCTCTcgtctgtctcacacacttcTCGTAGACGGCCTCCAGCCACTCGAGGCCTTTTTCTGCCTGTGACAGCTCCGATGTTGTGTTCGGTGCGTGTGTGTTCGTGGCAACGCTGCAGCCTTTTTGAAGCCCCCGCGTGTCTCTCGGATTCTCGCCTTAATCTTGCTGAGAGCGGAGCCTCTCCTCGTCTGCACCTCCACGCGTTAACCCTCAGAACCCTAAAGCCCATGGCCTgtagctgcaggggggggggtgccctTTTATTGGCAGACGAGCTAAGGAGCTCGCGCCAAACTCAAACCGATCAGAAAGTGCTCATCACAGGGGCCGTATTGTGTTGAAGCGCCGGCTTGTTTATTTTCggcgcagtttttttttttaaaagggctgAAATGTTCTCTCTCTCGGTACAGGCAGCGCGAGGGAACAAAATCAACACCAATGGGTCTTGTGTTGTCGGCTGTCGGCGGTGAGACGGGCCCTTGGCGGTGATTCGGCACGGCCCGAGCCGAGCGCAAGGCCAAACAGAGGTGGATACACGCCGATAGAAGTCAACCCACACACGGCGGCATGCTGATACAAAGGTAATGACAGTCATTAGCTAGCATGAGAACTAGAGAGTGGGTGGGAGAGGTcggcacactgtgtgtgtacgtgtgcgtcaaggtgtgtgtgtgtgtttagtctgCATGCTGTTAAATAGCCTCTGACACATGACGGAGAGTGAACACTCATCCTCACTCCAAGCATCACCCACGcagctgtccacacacacacacacacacacacacacacacacacgcatgaaaCAACCCCCTCCCCTTCA belongs to Gasterosteus aculeatus chromosome 15, fGasAcu3.hap1.1, whole genome shotgun sequence and includes:
- the runx3 gene encoding runt-related transcription factor 3 isoform X3, which produces MASNSIFDSFSNYSSSLLREPPTTRRFTPPSTSFPCKLGDGNGAMATPGPLRSRSDTRNVVDVLADHAGELVRTDSPNFLCSVLPSHWRCNKTLPVAFKVVALGDVPDGTLVTVMAGNDENYSAELRNASAVMKNQVARFNDLRFVGRSGRGKSFTLTITVFTGPPQVATYHRAIKVTVDGPREPRTLWQEQMDTPALKTCKVEEDLRPWPGTTDLFNQRTSFPSLSPLTDPRFSDPRMHYPGAFPYSTNTSSTGISGLSMSASSRYHTYLPPPYSNNQSQNFQSNPYLYYGTGSGSYQFSMVAQGNTGGERSPTRLLSCSGATGPGGTNGLMNQGLNNQSEGVEADGSHSNSPTAMSASGRLDESVWRPY